Proteins encoded by one window of Fischerella sp. PCC 9605:
- a CDS encoding phospholipid-binding protein, with amino-acid sequence MGWLKRLFGLEKPQNAQVNPAPQQVQQQQAAAPAATQQIPPERMGLNGEYDESGLAKRVALAFDQDQQLDDVDTLWVAQTGSTVVLKGKVPNQNILNKMVSVARGVNGAAAVDTSQVTIG; translated from the coding sequence ATGGGTTGGTTAAAAAGACTGTTTGGACTAGAAAAACCTCAAAATGCTCAAGTAAATCCTGCTCCCCAGCAAGTACAGCAACAACAGGCTGCTGCACCTGCTGCTACTCAACAAATTCCCCCTGAGCGTATGGGATTGAATGGGGAATATGACGAAAGCGGTTTAGCAAAGCGTGTAGCGCTTGCATTTGACCAAGATCAGCAGCTGGATGATGTCGATACTCTCTGGGTTGCTCAAACTGGCAGCACTGTTGTGTTAAAAGGTAAAGTTCCCAATCAAAATATTCTTAACAAAATGGTTTCTGTAGCCCGAGGTGTTAATGGAGCTGCTGCTGTCGATACCAGTCAAGTAACCATTGGCTAA